Proteins encoded by one window of Aphis gossypii isolate Hap1 chromosome X, ASM2018417v2, whole genome shotgun sequence:
- the LOC114120988 gene encoding actin-like isoform X1, with product MSNVIKCPQNDFQHSQIAIVCDNGSYSLKAGFSNENFPRSIIPTIVGIPKDKKIVSVPEHGENIVFPGESAIKNKDMLDTICPIRKSIISDWDAMEQIWYHMFYENLMVPPENYNILHTEVDMNSKLSREKIFETMFELFNVPKTAVIPKSVLALYSSGRTTGLMVDSGYDYTQVMPIFEGYPLHHAVQTMSVGGWHVTQYLMQLLNERGYSFNSTKDFETLNDIKEKLCYFALNFKFEKDMYTKEKEKQYTLPDGTEINVESEAFQSPEILFDPLLFNIESKLGGIHNLIYKACSACDNKEQKNMYNNIILAGGNTLFSFLPIRLEKMITELVAPNTKIQIKADPERKYSTWLGGAVLASIPSYQQMWISKEMYEEKGPSAVHDKSLI from the exons atgtcaaatgttataaaatgtccTCAAA atGATTTTCAACATAGTCAAATAGCAATAGTATGCGATAATGGTTCTTATTCACTGAAAGCTGGTTTTTCCAATGAAAATTTTCCACGATCAATAATTCCAACTATCGTTGGAATACCTAAAGATAAAAAA aTAGTTTCTGTCCCAGAACATggagaaaatattgtatttcccGGTGAGTCTGCCATAAAAAATAAGGACATGTTGGATACAATTTGTCCAATacgaaaaagtataatttccGACTGGGATGCAATGGAACAAATTTGGTACCACATGTTTTACGAAAACTTAATGGTCCCACcagaaaattataacattttacatacAGAAGTGGATATGAATTCAAAGTTATCgcgtgaaaaaatatttgag ACTATGTTCGAATTATTCAACGTACCAAAGACAGCAGTAATACCTAAGTCAGTACTTGCATTATACAGTAGTGGCAGAACTACTGGTTTGATGGTAGATTCTGGGTACGACTACACACAAGTTATGCCTATTTTCGAAGGATATCCATTGCATCATGCTGTGCAAACAATGTCAGTTGGTGGTTGGCATGTAACACAATATTTGatgcaattattaaatgaacgtGGATACAGCTTTAACTCTACAAAAGATTTCGAAACTTTAAAcgatattaaagaaaaattatgttattttgctttgaattttaaatttgaaaaagataTGTATACTAAAGAAAAGGAAAAACAATATACTCTGCCAGACGGAACGGAGATCAATGTAGAAAGTGAAgc CTTTCAATCCCctgaaatattgtttgatcCTCTTTTGTTCAACATCGAATCAAAACTAGGAGGTATCCACAACTTGATATACAAAGCATGCAGTGCTTGCGAtaataaagaacaaaaaaatatgtacaacaaTATCATATTGGCTGGTGGTAATACATTGTTTTCATTTCTGCCCATTCGTTTGGAGAAAATGATAACTGAGTTAGTCGCGCCCAAtaccaaaattcaaattaaagcGGACCCCGAACGTAAATATTCTACATGGCTTGGCGGCGCCGTATTAGCTTCAATACCCAGCTATCAGCAAATGTGGATCAGCAAAGAAATGTACGAAGAAAAGGGGCCTTCGGCTGTACACGACAAAagcttaatttaa
- the LOC114120988 gene encoding actin-1-like isoform X2 yields MLDTICPIRKSIISDWDAMEQIWYHMFYENLMVPPENYNILHTEVDMNSKLSREKIFETMFELFNVPKTAVIPKSVLALYSSGRTTGLMVDSGYDYTQVMPIFEGYPLHHAVQTMSVGGWHVTQYLMQLLNERGYSFNSTKDFETLNDIKEKLCYFALNFKFEKDMYTKEKEKQYTLPDGTEINVESEAFQSPEILFDPLLFNIESKLGGIHNLIYKACSACDNKEQKNMYNNIILAGGNTLFSFLPIRLEKMITELVAPNTKIQIKADPERKYSTWLGGAVLASIPSYQQMWISKEMYEEKGPSAVHDKSLI; encoded by the exons ATGTTGGATACAATTTGTCCAATacgaaaaagtataatttccGACTGGGATGCAATGGAACAAATTTGGTACCACATGTTTTACGAAAACTTAATGGTCCCACcagaaaattataacattttacatacAGAAGTGGATATGAATTCAAAGTTATCgcgtgaaaaaatatttgag ACTATGTTCGAATTATTCAACGTACCAAAGACAGCAGTAATACCTAAGTCAGTACTTGCATTATACAGTAGTGGCAGAACTACTGGTTTGATGGTAGATTCTGGGTACGACTACACACAAGTTATGCCTATTTTCGAAGGATATCCATTGCATCATGCTGTGCAAACAATGTCAGTTGGTGGTTGGCATGTAACACAATATTTGatgcaattattaaatgaacgtGGATACAGCTTTAACTCTACAAAAGATTTCGAAACTTTAAAcgatattaaagaaaaattatgttattttgctttgaattttaaatttgaaaaagataTGTATACTAAAGAAAAGGAAAAACAATATACTCTGCCAGACGGAACGGAGATCAATGTAGAAAGTGAAgc CTTTCAATCCCctgaaatattgtttgatcCTCTTTTGTTCAACATCGAATCAAAACTAGGAGGTATCCACAACTTGATATACAAAGCATGCAGTGCTTGCGAtaataaagaacaaaaaaatatgtacaacaaTATCATATTGGCTGGTGGTAATACATTGTTTTCATTTCTGCCCATTCGTTTGGAGAAAATGATAACTGAGTTAGTCGCGCCCAAtaccaaaattcaaattaaagcGGACCCCGAACGTAAATATTCTACATGGCTTGGCGGCGCCGTATTAGCTTCAATACCCAGCTATCAGCAAATGTGGATCAGCAAAGAAATGTACGAAGAAAAGGGGCCTTCGGCTGTACACGACAAAagcttaatttaa